The genomic window cagttaaaaattaAGACAATATGAAAATCCCTTACacttcccaaaaaaaaaaaaaaactccccatCAGCACAGACttattttacatctttctctTCTCAATCCCCAAATCCTTCTATTTCCTTACTActcattttactttcttataagaaaacacaaagaTTATCACAGAAAAATCCCTAAAGCCTTGCACATATGAGGATGTATTTACAACTCTGTCATACCCTCAAGACAAATAAGACAATTTTAGAATAGTGatttttcaaacatcttttaGCTACAGATTCTTTGACCAAATGAAATCTTGTATTGTAGTTCACCATGTAAATGATATAAAGTAACACAGCTCTGACTGATCTGAGAGTAGGGAGACCTACGGttcaatttgataaaaaaaaaaaatcgtaactttagattaataatatattttgcttACCTACTACTTTAATTAAAATTGGTATTCCAAAACTTATCAACTATATTTTAGCGGTGCAAAATAAGTTAGTGTCTCCAAAAACGTAACACGAGTATCACAAGTATAACCATATAAAAGAAAGTCATTAATTATAAGCAATAACCATCTTTATCATATAATCATAAGAAATACCAGTGATGTGCCACTTATTACCTAAGCAAGGTCAATTATCAATAGGATAGAATTTTTCTCTAGAATTGTAAAAAAATTCtctagaattttgaaaaaaaaaaaacaaaaagatgctaGTTATCATGTAAATACTTCAAGACTAAAAAGACTAATTGAAGATAAATGTTTAGTCTAAATATCAAAATTTTTGAGTTTCAAAATAGTATTCTACTATTTAATCTTTCACATGTAGTTATCAACTAATAGTTTTCACAATCACTCTCTAAGCCCTACAGATTCACATATTCCCCACACATTTTTTTACACTGCCAGAATAAAACGATCTAAACTCAGAAATTTTCCTAAACAACATCTCATAATAACCCaataaaagatgaacaaaatcaaacaacctggaatttctatttatttttgtctattgaCAAGGAGTGATATCTTCTCTTTGAACTTTAATTACAATCGTATAACAAACGTGTTTGCTGCTGAATTTACATGGGTTTATGGGCTCACAGAACTGTCAAGCAGGAAAGGTCAtcaatttcaatctttttgtttCATAGATTAAGGATGCTGAGGCTCATGGGAGTTAATCTTTTGGAACTAACTCATTCTGAACTCCATGATTATTCACTATCAACAATGAATCTTAACCACGTTTTTGCCTAGGGTTATAcagtattccattttacagaggggaagCTGCAGCACAAGGAACGTAACTCATTTTTTGAGGGCCACAATATGGCCAGCGTTAGGTCTTTTGATGCTTTGAGCACTTGCTCCTATTATAACTTGGCAGTAAATCCACCAATGACAGTGTcataaaaatgagtaaacaaacCTGAAACAGGAATTCAAAACTCGGGGGCTATCTTTTCAACTTGAATCTTTCTAAACACGAAATACCTTTAAGACTAACTTTAAATCACTTTAACAATATATCTTCCCAAgtatgcattttttaatattatatacttTAACTTGCAAAgtaaatttgctaatatttacACTTTTCAAGAGTAATTAAGAAACACAAAGGTTAAGCAAAGCATTTAACTTGTTATGCTAAAAAAGTCAAAGATGACTAAGAAATTATTCTTCTAGTCAATCTTTTGCTAAGAaaggctggcttttttttttttaaatcacgtGTTCGTTGGGTACAAAGGTTAAAGCATAGTGAAATGCAACatatgacatattttttttaatggtctagAAGAAACAGTAGATTCCTTAGCacacaagtctcagagaaaagaaaaaagtaaaggtaaGATCCCATATATTTATAGGTTTGATGGTTGctggtgaatttaaaacaaacaaaccatatTTAGGTTTGTTAATCtacaaaaatctttctttaataCGGGATGAAAGagcagaaaatataattatatcttCCTATGATCCACCTTAGAAATATAAACCTGAGATGTGGTCAAAAAGTCTTTTccaaatacatttataatgtaatataaagtaattaattttcttttgggaaaaaaaaggtttcatCTAATCAAATTTATAAgatctttttattctgaaatatgcTAATCACAGAGCATTCTGAAAGTGAcattaacttaaaaacaaatttccaagATGGAAAAAGACCAAAATTATAAGTAACTATGTTTGTAGaatgaagagatagaaagcatACATTCAATGGATTGAAGATGGAAGGTAGGGAGTGTCTGAAAAAGAGCTGAAGGCTCTCATCTCCCACAGTTTTAAGTCAACAGATTATATCAATAGAcaatgtctaaaaataaaaaaccaaaaaatagcTACATAAGCATATACTTAAACATGTACATACACCTAAATATATAGTCTTGACTTTCTtgcatacacatatattaaaaattttaaatatacaaccACTTCActtgttttaaagttcttttcaaTCGATCCAGGAACTAACGAGACATTCGAAAAACACTTTCATTTGCCAGGGACTTTCCACTTTAAGATTAGAGTGCAGGGAGGGTGTGGGAACATGTATGTGTTTCACATTTcatatgttttaagaaaaaatggatttaaaaggagaaaaggagaaatcaaaatatCCTCAATACTCTCTAAAGTTCTTCTCCTATTgagatgaaaatattctcttttctatcAGGCCTGCAATATGAAAACTACATGCGTCACAATCTTGTTTTGGCCCCTCTCTATGCTATTATCAGATGAAAGCCAGTCTTCTCAAACAGTAAGTTTTTACAATCAAGgtagtgaaaatattttcaaaggcaTACTTTGTGTACATTTAGTAAAATATCCCAAGgcaattaaagcaaaaaaaaaaaatctaagctatCAAAACTAATTGGTTAGCTGTATATACTCAAAATCTGTGATATGTGAGCTAGACTCTAATCTGACAgcagtcttcattttatttaaactaaGTTCTTTAACAGTTGGTTAAAGAAGTCTGTAAATTTTCACTATAAAATCTGAGATTAGTTTCAGGATATAAATACCactcttttatgttttatttatttattttttaaagaaatctctgtgcccaaaatggggctcaaactcaggaccctgaggtcaagagtcataCATTCTAtcgaccaagccagccaggcgcccctaaacaccACTCTTTAAAATGTAGGGAAGGTTTTctaaaaatcacatatttatgAGGAAAATTATTGTTGTTGCATTACTATTATTATAGGGATATTTGAACTGCAAAAACAGTCAaaataagaactatttttttaGATCTATAGCCACATAAGGAAAGCAATTCATGTTGGCTGGCTCTTAAATTCAATCAATAAATGgttcaatttcttttgtttttttattttattttttaaaatattttatttatttatttgagagagagagagagaatgagagagcacatgagagggggagggtcagagggagcagcagactccctgccgagcaggtaGCCCGCAGTGGGACTCGACccatggactccaggatcatgacccgagtcgaaggcagtcgcttaacgactgagccacccaggcaccccaatggttcaatttctgttataaaatattttctggggccacctggctggtttagtcagtagagtatctgattcttgatcttggggtcatgagttcaagccccacattggctatagagatcacttaaaaaaataaatattttcttttaaaacaccaAACTTTGAGCTGTTAACCCTATATACAGTTATATATTGagtattatttcttaattatttaataGCCTATGTGTAGTGCTGGtagctctgatttttaaaaacaaattttaaagtaatttcctcATTATAAATCATGTACAAATATGAGTTAAGAGAATTATTTGCCATGTATTTCCACATAGGTAATGAAATTATACCCACATTCTTTCTGTAATGAGTATGTAATAACAGAAGATACCTATATGATTAACTAGAATCTCTTAGCTCAGGtacatgtatcagaatttccttaaTCTTCAGTATTTCATcccaatgaagaaataaaagtatttgctttacttttttcacaatataacattaaaatattagagAGGTAATGTTTTGCTAAAACTATTttcttccaggggtgcctgggtggctcagtcggttaagcatccaactcttgattttagctcaagtcatgatcacaGGATTGTGagatctccctctccccctcccccacctaaaaacaaaacaaaactatttcctGCCAATGTCTAATTACCTGAATATGAAAATGTGGGAAATTCTGTTAGTATTTTTCCTAATTaatgcatttctaatttttttttaggaagtcAAATGTAATTTCACCAAAAAGAATTATTCTTTGATTCCAGCAGATATCAATAAAAATGTTACTATACTTGATCTCAGTTACAACCAAATTACTTTGAATATTACAGACACCAGGGTTCTACAAACATATTTTTTACTCACTGAACTCTATTTGACTGAGAACAATGTCACTATGTTATATAATAATGGCTTTGGTAACCTCTCCAatctagaaattttaaatatctgtagAAACTCCATCCACGTAATTGAACAGGGTGCGTTCATGGGCTTAAATAAACTAAAACAGTTACATCTCtgtcaaaacaaaatatttcaactGAATCCTGATATATTTGTGCCTCTAAAAAACCTGATACTTCTGAATCTGCAAGGCAATTTCATAAGCTATTTTGATGTACCACAACTGTTTCATCtggaattaataattttatatggaAATCCATGGAACTGCTCTTGCAGTCTACTGAATTTGCAGAACTGGTTGAACACATCAAATGTGACACTAGGTAAGctaacattatttaaattaatcaaaaccaaaatgtgaCTGATTTTTTCCTGTCCCACCCCAAGAAAGTCTCTCACttcatgttttaaagaaaaagaaactattccTGTTTaagggaagcaggaagaaacactgaaaaataattgttgaatagatattcttcctctgccttttagggaaaaaaaaaggagaagaaaagaaatttaaatgttctatatatgtgaGATGATACTGTCACTTCAAGTGTTAAGTTTGAAGTTTGAATACAAATAcataagagtaatttttttttcagtatttccttttcttaggaTATCTTGCCAGATAGTAGGTAAAAACAGGTGCGCTATTTTCTTAACTGAAAACCATGCTCTGCCCGAGATCAATTTTTATCACAATCTTAATCATAACATCTTTACTAACACAAACTAAACAATAAACAGATACTGCATTTAAAccatatatattgtaaaataactTAATAAACAAGAAGGTGAATCTTTCCCTTCTTGTGTTGCTAGGCAAATACAAGAGTTTCTTATAATCTGTAATAATGACAGGTATACTAAAAAATTCtaggtaaaaataattataaaatgttagctataataatttattaacaataataatccTATTTCCATAATAAATCTTATTCTGATTTACCAGAAAATGAGAACATCACCACGTGCACCTACCCAGATATCCTGATGTACTACAGTATCAAAACAGTACCTTATAATGCTGAGTGCTATTCAAAATTTCCTCCACCTATAAATGAAGATCTTTATAACCATTTTCAGTCCATTAGCAACTCAACATTTAATAGCTCTTTGAACAACTTAAAAAACTCAGGTAATGTACTGGTTTTGAATATTAATATTGCTGAAGGCAGTATACTAAATAAACTgaagtagttttaatttttctaaattttaaatttctagaaacaatgTAAAAGAACAATTCCTCATCTCAACAAAAGATTTACAAAATACTAAGTTTCCAAACTAGGCTCTGCTAGTTACCATCCAAATGCCATTATGCAacttatttaacttttctgagtcttggttttgaCCAATTAAGTCATAATTATTAACAAGTATAAATCAATAATGTTCTTTGGTGAATTGATAAACAATACCTGCAAAGACAAGTagttattttggaaaaaaggtattttttcagCACACTTTGAAATATCTTGTGGTTTTAGTAACTTTtgcttaaagaaaattataatgttTATTTCTAATACCAATATTATGGAGTTATTAGGACATATGactaatgattattttatttttgtcaatttaacaaaatctctctctctttctctctcggtATTCCAATTAAGAACATAAACTTGGAAAAAGCTGGGCTTTTCTTGTTGGTGTGGTAGTCACCGTACTGATGACTTCATTCCTCATTTTTGTTGCTATCAAATGCCCAATATGGTATAATTTTCTGCTTAGTTACAATCATCACCACCTGGAAGAGCATGAAGCAGAAGCCTATGAAGATGGTTTTACTGGAAATTCAAGTTCTCCTTCACAGGCCCCAGATACAAACTCTGAAGAAACTACAGTAATATTTGAACAACTACATTCATTTGTGATAGATGACGATGGGTTTATTGAAGACAAATATATAGATACACATgaattacatgaagaaaatgaattctcttaaatgcttgattttttaaaaaaatgttactggtTTACTCACAATTTAGACATAAATGGAGATTAGGCATGTAATATACCAAACTGTGGCTAGTAGACTTTCATATTAATTGCAAGACAAATGAATATCATAGAATCATGTTTTTCTCATTGGTACTGAGCAAGTAGGTCCAAATATAGTAATTGACATCCTCTGGTAGCTTACAGTGACATTACTAGCATTACTATTTTCAGCAGTATTCAGGAGACCATACATCCTAATAAGGAAAAGACCTAAagtaaattattcattaaaatgaacTGATTTTAATATTAGCCCAGATATTTGATGTAatacatattaaattatattaaagttttattgagtagaatcagtaaaaaaataaaggttttgggggccacctgggtggctcagttagctgaATATCTGACTCtttagttttggctcaggctcaggtcttgatcttgggggagCCCGGGATCCAGGCcaatgttgggctccgtgctcagtgcagtctgcttgtccctgtccTCCCACTCTggttctccccctgcttgtgctctctgtctctctctccctctcaaataaataaaatctttagaaaaaaattaaaaaaaaaataaaggttttggaTTTGTCAAAGTGAAAACGCTTAAACATACAACACACTAAGATTGATTTTATGCTCACAGAATGAATTCATGGAattggaaagtatttttttaaatgcttcctgAATTAGCACAATAAATTTCCTGAAAATTTAGTACTAACTTAAAGCACAGGTACAATGTCCAAGCACAATCCCTAATAAGTTActactgacttaaaaaaaaaaaaaaaggttactacTGCTTTCAGTTATAAAGGAAGATCATCACCATAATGCATGATCATCATAACTGAATAGTATGGTAGCTTCCAAAGTGGGTATCACAAGTCTCCACGAATCTTGTTttcaaaaatctgtatttctgggcgcctgggtggctcagttggttgggcgactgccttcggctggggtcgtgatcctggagtcccggggtcgagtcccgtgtcgggctccctgctcggcggggagtctgcttctccctctgaccctcttccctctcgtgctctctatctctcattctctctcaaataaataaataaataataaaatctttaaaaaaaataaaaaaaaaataaaaatctgtatttctgccTCTCTTTGGGAGAGTTCTATTCAAATGAGTCTGTGCTGAAGCTGAGGAATCTTCAGTTGGTCCACAGACAGATGTTTGGGATCCTGCAGATATAGCAATGTTTCCCAAATTGTTTTCTAGAATATTAATTTCCAGGGAAATGATCAGAAGTATTTACAGGGGGAAAAACAGTACGTGGTCAAAGTACTAGAGAATTACTATAGGAAATACTGAGTTTAAACAAAGTGAAATAAGAGTCTTTACCATAGGACTTATTCAAGATTCTAATAAGCTGAAGTGCTCTCTGCTCCTCAAGAACCAAGTATTAAGAATTTTCCAAACTTACTGGACAACAAAACCCTTTCTTTGAGGTATGCCTACAGTGAGTTCATAGCACAATAATGATCCAAAAACAGTTTGAACAATGACCTTGAGACTATTACAGAAAGAGTCTGAAGTTAATTATTTACTAATTCCTTATAATCAATTGGCTGTAATCATAATTTTAACAATGCTAACAGTGGCGTTAAAAATTGTAATGAAATCCATTATTTTTACCCTGCAGAGGAGTGAAAATTAACTGTATTTATATCCTTTAGAGAAAAGAGTATCTCTAAAAcactataataaaatacatttatggatgaaataatatgatgttttaagattttcttcatCATCATACAGGGGAGTAGTACCTACATGTCTATATGGAGGAGAAATGGATATGAGCTGATGGAACTGGGAGATGGAGCTGGGAGATGATATAATaacac from Zalophus californianus isolate mZalCal1 chromosome 13, mZalCal1.pri.v2, whole genome shotgun sequence includes these protein-coding regions:
- the LRRC19 gene encoding leucine-rich repeat-containing protein 19; translated protein: MKTTCVTILFWPLSMLLSDESQSSQTEVKCNFTKKNYSLIPADINKNVTILDLSYNQITLNITDTRVLQTYFLLTELYLTENNVTMLYNNGFGNLSNLEILNICRNSIHVIEQGAFMGLNKLKQLHLCQNKIFQLNPDIFVPLKNLILLNLQGNFISYFDVPQLFHLELIILYGNPWNCSCSLLNLQNWLNTSNVTLENENITTCTYPDILMYYSIKTVPYNAECYSKFPPPINEDLYNHFQSISNSTFNSSLNNLKNSEHKLGKSWAFLVGVVVTVLMTSFLIFVAIKCPIWYNFLLSYNHHHLEEHEAEAYEDGFTGNSSSPSQAPDTNSEETTVIFEQLHSFVIDDDGFIEDKYIDTHELHEENEFS